A genomic region of Pseudoalteromonas piscicida contains the following coding sequences:
- a CDS encoding TonB-dependent receptor, translating to MFKQSLIASALISIIGAAPAYAAQLTGKVVDANNQPLSNATIHLHGKSKSVKSDKFGQFTIELDADSQLHISKPNYLDHRINVTEEQGFVRVELTPTSVESIVVYSSALHKNSMEMTSPVSVLSGDELKNRAKPTLGETLKGQPGINASYFGPVSSSPIIRGLDGPRVKITQNGLDSSDASRVGPDHANTNDSLAAQQIEVLRGPATLLYGSGAIGGVVNVVDNRIPTDVIESLQAAADYSHDTNSNTNTFAVLLESGFDGFNFHFDGVKRKGGDYETPNFALPHDEHEEHEHEHEGEDHAHEAEEHETEYASRVDNTFIDSEQFNLGTSYVGDHLTVGFSYGRVDTDYGIPAHSHIGHDHDHEHEEEGHDHEEESVFARVKQDRWQGLVNYAVHSDWLESVGLRVGYTDYEHAEIEDGNIGTVFENDTTELRLTAEHRLGEWHGTVGYHFSDSDYAANGEEAFTPSTNTKTHALYILEERRFGDFTLELGARIEDYQLSSKGNQLEAYENDHDHDHDHDHEGEHDHDHGGNLDNGFISYDLEMTNLSLSIGGVYDFAEGQNVAVSLSRSERAPLTAELLSNGIHIATSTYELGLGYELEGDHLHFEPQDIEQETSNNLDISFRKFSGDFGYTVNFFYNDIENFYYQALTDYIYSPEHGLEVADHEHEGAVPVFKFESSDAKLYGLEFDAHYKLSNFARVKVFGDSLTAKLDNDEYLPRIPSNKLGLDYEHSYENLTANFTVTHYFKQDNIASYESETKGYTLVDMSFNYDFEFMGSDMVGYVNLDNLTNELGFVHSSFIKEQAPLPGRNIKLGIRGYF from the coding sequence ATGTTTAAGCAGTCTCTTATCGCCAGCGCATTAATTTCAATAATAGGTGCAGCGCCAGCTTATGCTGCACAACTAACAGGTAAAGTGGTTGATGCAAACAACCAACCGCTCAGTAACGCCACTATCCACCTTCATGGCAAAAGCAAATCGGTAAAGTCAGATAAATTTGGCCAATTTACGATTGAGCTTGATGCTGACTCGCAGCTTCATATCTCAAAGCCAAACTACTTAGACCATCGTATTAATGTTACCGAAGAACAAGGTTTCGTACGTGTTGAGCTAACACCAACGTCCGTTGAGAGCATAGTTGTTTATTCTTCTGCCCTGCACAAAAATAGTATGGAAATGACCTCTCCAGTAAGTGTATTAAGCGGTGATGAACTAAAAAACCGTGCAAAACCCACATTGGGTGAAACACTAAAAGGCCAACCAGGGATCAATGCTAGTTACTTTGGTCCGGTGAGTTCAAGCCCAATCATTCGTGGCTTAGATGGACCGAGAGTCAAAATCACACAAAATGGGTTAGACAGTAGCGATGCCTCGCGCGTTGGTCCAGATCACGCCAACACTAATGACTCGCTAGCCGCGCAACAGATTGAAGTGCTAAGAGGCCCAGCTACCCTACTATACGGCTCAGGTGCAATAGGTGGTGTGGTTAATGTCGTTGATAATCGTATTCCGACTGATGTGATCGAAAGCCTTCAGGCCGCTGCCGACTATAGCCATGATACCAACTCAAATACCAATACCTTTGCGGTGTTATTAGAATCAGGCTTTGACGGCTTTAACTTCCATTTCGATGGCGTTAAGCGTAAAGGTGGTGACTATGAAACCCCAAATTTTGCGCTACCTCATGACGAACATGAAGAACACGAGCATGAACATGAGGGCGAAGATCATGCCCACGAAGCAGAAGAGCATGAAACAGAGTACGCCAGTCGCGTCGATAATACCTTTATCGACTCTGAGCAATTTAACTTAGGTACAAGTTACGTCGGCGATCATCTGACCGTTGGTTTCTCTTATGGCCGTGTTGATACGGACTATGGCATTCCTGCTCACTCTCATATTGGTCATGACCATGATCACGAACATGAAGAAGAAGGACATGACCACGAAGAAGAATCCGTATTTGCTCGAGTAAAGCAAGATCGTTGGCAAGGGCTTGTAAATTATGCAGTACACAGTGATTGGCTTGAATCTGTTGGTCTACGTGTCGGCTACACCGATTATGAACACGCTGAAATTGAAGATGGAAATATTGGTACTGTATTTGAGAATGATACAACTGAGTTACGCTTAACGGCGGAGCACCGCTTAGGAGAGTGGCACGGCACTGTTGGTTATCATTTCTCCGACAGCGATTACGCCGCGAACGGTGAAGAAGCTTTTACACCATCGACCAATACCAAAACGCACGCACTTTATATCCTTGAAGAACGTCGCTTTGGAGATTTTACGCTTGAGTTAGGTGCTCGAATCGAAGACTACCAGCTATCAAGTAAAGGTAACCAACTGGAAGCGTACGAAAACGACCATGACCATGACCATGACCATGACCATGAAGGTGAACACGACCACGACCATGGTGGTAACTTAGATAATGGGTTTATTTCTTATGACCTAGAAATGACTAATCTAAGCTTATCTATTGGTGGTGTGTACGACTTTGCTGAAGGTCAAAACGTTGCTGTTTCGCTGTCTCGCTCGGAGCGCGCACCATTAACCGCGGAACTTCTTTCAAATGGTATTCATATCGCAACCAGCACCTATGAGCTAGGGCTTGGTTATGAGCTAGAAGGCGATCATTTACACTTTGAGCCACAAGATATTGAACAAGAGACATCAAACAACTTAGACATCAGCTTTAGAAAGTTCTCAGGTGACTTTGGCTATACCGTTAACTTCTTCTATAACGACATCGAAAACTTCTACTATCAAGCATTAACAGACTATATCTATAGTCCAGAGCACGGTTTAGAAGTGGCAGATCACGAACATGAAGGCGCTGTTCCAGTGTTTAAGTTTGAAAGCAGTGATGCCAAACTATACGGTCTTGAGTTTGATGCCCATTACAAATTAAGCAACTTTGCACGCGTTAAAGTGTTTGGTGACTCGCTAACAGCCAAGTTAGATAACGACGAATATTTACCACGTATCCCAAGTAACAAGCTAGGTCTTGATTACGAACACAGTTACGAGAACTTAACTGCTAACTTCACAGTGACGCATTACTTCAAGCAAGACAACATCGCCAGCTATGAAAGTGAAACTAAGGGCTATACGTTAGTGGATATGTCATTTAACTATGACTTTGAGTTTATGGGCAGTGACATGGTTGGTTATGTTAAC